In the Ornithodoros turicata isolate Travis chromosome 5, ASM3712646v1, whole genome shotgun sequence genome, aaagctcaagaatcacacactctggcgggatcctatgatgtatgcagaactggtatagaaataagaaggaagaacagaaaaagcaaaacaaaagaaaaaacagagagaacgtaaacagtgaacatgtgcacaactgaaggcattacgcctttgaaaactgagtgcaaaaagaacaaaatgtattgaatcctccgtgtttgacccgaaatgcgcgcaatatggtcaatgaaatggagcagcgggagtagAACCCGCTCCCAAAGAATATGCgttaccgttacacctcactggcagctgctggtacctttttgactgcttcgtttcattgatctgattgctttgggcgaaattcaggatacgtgttgtgtcatcctctgtgtttcttcgcctcaccttctactgtgataatgagtatggtgggcggatacatattttacaaattgcaagatgcatttttgggttggtgccccttcgctcttttgacccgggcgcgccgagccccaaagtttggtgtcagtctcttagcaggacttcccgggggaggcggcgccccccctagttcatgttccgggggggcaagggcccccgcgcccccccgcagtcggcgcctatgggtcaaagtacgcgcgcaccacagagagaagggcacgatactcgagacggccggggagaagcgacagaggattccgtcggaggcattcgacactacacctttggcaatgtcagatgtttgtcttacgtattaaagttttttttcttcttatttccgATTCTATTTCTATCGGACAGGTAGCTTCCATCAATGAGACAAAAACGAGGTAGcaggaaccgaaaaaaaaaaaagaagagaaaaaataattgtagctgaccagaaaatactaactcgttactggagacaccgttgtttatgcttatcaaacaaacattcgttttgaacgctttttagtagagtattcgagcagaaacggcgcattgccgtgcaggcgatttcgcggagctagtaccggagggaacgcgagcgccgcgccgcggccaacaattgactcgataaattgggacgtcgtttttcagcggagttcggtctcctcacttctcctccgtgctaggaatctagcggttttaggtacttagatcacgctaggggcgtcgcggtcgcaagtcttcgagttctgtcgtctgctaaaccacgtgatttcaacatgcgggcctatgagggcactcgccaccgttgcagtgcggatgtgacgacatcggatacagttgagcaatctgctgctcgatcgttttgagaccgggcaaaaaaagtgctagctagcaaattccgagcgctcggaaagcgccacgcgaacatgcgagatttgcttcattttgaccaagcgaacatgactgctcgagatctggcaaaaaaagttgctccgaaatgaccacccgaattcgccattactttccatcacacgtgtgtgaagcagcaagtaaatctgtttgcaaatgatcatactgaggtaataaaactgcACTCTAACAATTTTCAGAAACTATGCACGAATagaccacattaactttgttcgattatattatgaccaaatggatagtatgtagtctttcatgcTATGTCAGTTGTatgcactgatctctatgtataaaggctggatagcggatgggtgagggtatcgcgggaaagggtacgccaaccggccgctatattgcggtgctcaaaagagccattacagcccattggaatgcatgtaagctgtgacaagttttgctgtttgtgagcgcttcccttgctgcttcgctaaaattttgccacggatcacTGCAGAATTCCCTCGTGATCGGATTCTTTACgctttttgtgtgaaatcccgtcctgtctattttgtactcgtgtgaggtcgtgtcgttccaattttgtactttgaacttcgattatgtgatttgctggttttgtgtggtgttgtatttgttgtgttacgtttcctttgtcgtctgtcagcgtgtgcagcgtgttgcttctcgtgtttctcccatttcctttctgctcgggggtgtggaatgccaaGGAATGTTTAGCACGTTTAtttatgtaaccaccttaatatgcttgggtataaacattatgctttgcacaggaagtttagatatgactagttatgacacgaagCGCCgtacggcactaaagcacttccaaaggactagaatgatatgtgatataaaggctatatgacggtaaaaacatatcgactagaaatatgtgcactggggaagtaaatggcggtaaagacagttcaaaatgactagaggtagagtgaataagtcaaaagggctaagtagcaaggtcttgtggtgaaagctccaacatcaaagtatcacaagtccagttgcaacagcaagtttgaaggagtcaaccaggtaagtgggcagagtgcattactggttgttgaatatgatcaaccttgacaatttctttcgcagtgaggcctggctgtcaccttctctgtatattccttggcaaggtgttacagtccgatactgctgtagcactgggaaacttctttgatcagacggatcacattgttttcatttgggctgcattcaaacatatattgtcgcaaacttaagcagggagaataaagagtagacattcgaggttgaaaaattatttattgtctctaagtaaagtaaacatgctggaacacACCagagagacatgtggctggtgtgtttgtatgtcccactaatacgagtttgtacgttaggcaaaattttcatgcaatacttttttctttatatgcttttgcccatcttagtgttgtcctatccaatatggagtggcttttactgcatatgaatgcataattcaggagtgttttcatatattggactagctgcagctttaaggtgccatcgtgcagtactgattccaatcatcagccatcgcttgaaactcttaactagggaacatgattctagaggctagattttcatgcaaatacacactttcaacgagagttcgaggtaactcgttactgttccttttcttggtaactatataacttaactcgctacttttgcgtcgtggtaactttcagaggaactcctttttcaggtaactttgccaaagtaacttaagctaattccatgataaggcaagcctgagcgatgggcaagacacgtacacaaacacgaaggcttaaagggacggtctcgtacagccggggcgattccgaaacttaccCAAAACTATATTCACGAGTGCTCTACAAGTACAACCgtgaaagtttcattcggaataacgcagccgttttcgaggaatttgccGAAACACatcgtaatagcagacgacggaacctgCGCTTCCCTCTCATGtaacgtcacgtatgacgtcgacCCGCGGGTGGCTCTGGTAGTGCGCCCATTGGCTGAGCAGAAAAGAAAGCAGCTGTGTGCATTCGGCGCGGTTGCCATGGTAATTGTAAGTAGCTGGGGTCGTAGGTAGTTGGCGCACGACGTAGTCATGTCTGACAGCGAATTTAGCAATAGCGACGAATCCCTGTCGCTCAGCGGTGACGAGAATGATTTCATTGACGTCGATCGGCTGAATTACGAGGATATCGACGATCCTTACGAGgctgaccctttgccacaacaacgtggtCAACAAGTGGAAGTTGTAGACGATATTCAACCGATTGACTTTAGGTACGTAAGACtgttatacagtaaatacgggCGATTTTGCGCACATTGGGTCGTTTCGTGACCACTTCTAACTCGCACAATCATTACAGGTGCATGTGTAGCCATTGCTCGCCGCAGGAGGTTGACGAATATGTGTATTGCATGGCTGTTGATCGCGTGGTGCCTGTTGTTAACGGCGCCGGCGTTCGCTGCATCACGCAACATGTGTTGTTCCCCGACTTCTGTACACGCCGGGAACTTTTGATAGTTAACGGCGCTCCGTATCGGCGACACAGCCGTGAGCTACGGCCACTGGATCCGAACGACAACAGGTATGTCGCATCCATTTTCCATTATTGGGAACGGTAAGGCATACGGGATATGTGGATGAAACAAAGGCACAAGAGTTGCAGGGATTGTTTAACAGACCGTCACGCGACATTTGTTCTCACACACATATAAAAAAACGTAGGATTGACTTGCATTTCAACTACTTTTGACAGGTGCATCAGATATGCAGCATATGCATGTTTCACCAATTGGATATGGGGGTACCTTGGCCCAAGGAACAGACGTCAGATTCCAGGCTGTGTTGTGCGCACTATTCGGAACCTGTTCCCATCTGCCACGTACACAGGCTACTTCCCGTGAAAGGTAATGTATTGTTTTTGTTACACAACTTTTTATTTGCATTCAAGAATGTTATGTTCCCCGGTCCTTAGATAACATTTCAACATTTCGGCTCTTCATCCTATGCATCACATGCGCCTGTCACCATTTAATTGGTACCGAATGGTTACAGGGATAAAAAATTGTTGCCAACACCACTGCAGGAAGAACATGGTCTTGGATGGACTTCTGAAAGATGCTGTTATCGGTATCCACCCCAGGAAGCATTGGAAGGTTGTCAACCTGGTGGGCAGAGGCATTCCATTCATCGTCATTGTGCCAGGAGGAGATGACAGACACAAAGATCCACATAAGCTGATCTACGTCGAGACCTTCACTTACCCCTCGTCTAAGGaaaaaaaggcccttttcagggccatcCCACATGCCTGTAGCAAAGACCGTGCCTCTGCATAGAACAAGCCCTTATCTTCATTACTTTGCATCAACATTTCTAGGAAAACATTGTGGAAATTCCCACAAATAGGGAAAGCTTCAATAGAATACCAGTATGACCAATAGACAGCTTTACGCAAACACGCAATGTCATAAGATTGGAGCTACTGATTCTATTGATGAACATGGCAAATTTCCAAATCTTTCTCtcacacacttttttttgcaTTTATCTACTACACATGCATTGTTTCTTGCAGGTATCACCTATGCAATAGTGCGTAGTTTGTCAAATGAATATAGGAGCAACTTGTCTGAAGCAGTCAGGTAGGAAATTTTCACGGCTTACAGTGTTAGGAACCTTTGTAGTCTGGTGTCAATATAGGTTGCTTTCCATGGTTGTACCCAGAGGGTGGGCAAGGAGGGGTTATGGCCCCTCCCTGGAGCTTCAATATCACTTCTGAAATTTGTTTACTTCTTatccatacagggtgtcccagaaaacgtgtcattgaattataataaaaaaaatatgccaCCTCGAATcgtgcggtcaacagcatttgttcttactcggTTTTCGCCAGTTAattgtgtaaatatttgcgaactgaactcggaaatttgccaagtaaaggtcacttttttaccccatcgATATGAAGAGTGtaccgaattcactcaagttcatgataattgacagtgatattcgcgagctatcccatcggaaaaaatagctgaacatcatgcttttcgtagcacggAACCATAACGCGAGAcgacttttcgagcgcaatggctctcagtccgacgaaaggaggttccaagtCCAGCCcgcagagtgatagtagaaaaagtaacagttcctgaaattggaagagggaaagtgcgatcccaatgaaagtcggacgcgatacgCCATACCTGTGTTCTCTTTCTACGTTGCAGGTGtgagctgggtttccaacctcctttcgtcagactgacaaagatttttctgaaaaatttgtcgcgcgctagctccgtagagcatgatgtttggctatttttttttatgggatagcccctgaatatccctgtcaattatcaataatttgaataaattagatacgctcttcacattggtggggtaaaaaagtgacctttacttggcaaatttcagacttcAGTTCGCGAAAacttacgtaattaaacttatgttacacgaccttcacatcaggaggtggcaagaacctagaagaacaaatgccgttgaccgcatgattctaggcggtgtagtttttttattataattcaatgacacgttttctgggacaccctgtataccgatATATATTTTTCTCAGATATCATAATATGAACCTATGAGCAACCACATGTCACCAGCATCCGTCTCCAGGAAAACAGACGGACGAGCTTTGCGCACTCCCCCCAGAAGCACTTTGCTCCACTTGTAAAAAATCCTGAGTACGTCCATGTTGCTGTCATGAAAATTGATAGATGGGCAGACATGCACAGAGGTCATGCAGTTGCCGTACTTTGTGATTACGGAGAGGGTTACCATTTGCCATGCTGGTCAGTGACGTAGTGAGTATTGGTGTCACTGTGACTGGTAATGCACATTTTGGTGGAAAATGTCAACGGAGGGCACGGTGCAGCGATACAAATTATCTGAAAGGAAATGTGGAAATGATAAAATGCCCACGACTCTGTACCACGTACACATATCACCACGCACACATACCACACCACATACACACATCACAGAGCTGGATGCGCAGAAAAAATATACAAATGGccaataaacaacacactaaCCACTGGGTGGCCTCTTAGCTACACATGTTGGGACATAAAATCCCAGCTGCCACTTTATAAGGACAGTGGGAATGTTGGTAATCCACACACAGTTGAGCACAGCAACTGCATTTCTCATTAGCAAGGGTTTATAACGCAGCACTGGGCTCTGTTGAAGACATTTGGGTGGCCCTGATAAAGGCcgtttttttcttgtcttcttTGAAGAGAGGTGACAAATGAGGACTTTCAAAGAAGACTGGGGCCGGCTTCAGAGTCACCGCGGGGTCCCTCAAATGTTGAACCTATTTACAGAAGAGGTAACAATGTACTCAGCATTGCAGACAGCGCTGTAAACTTAGTAAAATGCTGAGTAGATACACGAGTATAATCATCTGCAGTATAAATACCTGGCTCTGTGTTGCTTAACAGCATCGGCAAAGGTGGGCTTCTCACCATACGTTGTTGAGTGGGCCAGCTGAGCCTGGAACACTAGTGCCTGTTTTGCCGATTCAAAGGTTGGGTACTGTTGCATGCGGCTCAAAACTGCATTAGTTAGTGTCACTGTGTAGTCTGCACAAAAGGAGAAAAATCCATAATTATATAATTCCAAGGCCACAGTTATTACATGTTTTGCTAAGTCACAATGTTTCTCATTGCATGCCTAAGGTTTGTATAGCTTACTGTGTGTggcattttctttcagtgggacgGCAAGCCACGTCTTCTTCACCTTGGATGGTTTCAGGCGGTACTGCTTTGCACCATCTTCCACCAGCTGGACGCGGTCCGCATTTTCGTTATAATGCAAGATTGCTAGTTGTGTTCTGACAAGAAACAATGCATATTGCTTGTGATTTCACCTTGCTAGCTTCTTTCTCTATAACATCAGAACCTTCAAGTGCTATTATTACCTCGCACGCATTCCAGCATCTGAGAAGCCATGTGTTTTTGGCAGAAAATGAAGGAGAACGCTATGAAATGCTTCCAGGCCAAATGTCTGATTTGTAGATGACAGCATCGGAATGTCTTTCAGAAGTGTAGGAGCCATCAGTATATCATGCACGCGCATGTAGGTCTCACTTTCTGGAATTATATGTCATGAAATTTTACTACACATCATTCTTTATAGATTTTCAATTGCTCACCTTCCTTCAGCTTGGAATGGGGGGGACAATTTCCATTGGGGGGGACACTGGCCCGTGGTAGCAGACAGGGTACCGAGGGTCTTCGTGTTGATGGACGTCAACGATATGGTTCATCAAGGACACCCATTTAGCCCGGCACAGTTCACCATCATCCCCACTGGTTTTGGGGCACCAGTAGGCATGCCGAACTATACTCTCGATCCACAGCTGCACCACCTGATGCTTTGCTGTGCGACCGAGAGCAAGAAGTTTCTTCTTGATACCTGTTATAAGCACACATGTAAAATTTTTCTGTAAGCTTCAATTTCACTGTGATTTCACCTTTGACAACATGCCACACATCAAATCGATGCTTAATGTGGGGGCACAAGTCTCTCATCATGGCTTTGATGCCTGTGTGCCGATCCGTGACAAGCATGTCTACTACCATGTCATGCACCTCGAGAAATGCAAGACACCTTTGTAGCCCATGCTTCTCCATGGCGTTGCTGCTTGTCACCTCTGTGACCTAGTAGTTAGAAAGAAATCCAGTGAATTCATCAATGTATACTGCTAAAAATCTGTGAGGTATTAAAGCGTTTACAGGGCCGACTGCCACGTGGATTGGTTCTCAATCTGCTGCTTTATAGGTGCATGTGACATAATGTGATAGCCAGACTGTGTTTGCAGGTTTAAATTTTGTAAAATCAGAAAGAATCAATAAAAATATAACAGCATTTCAGAAAGAGTTCTACCAGGAATTTGCTACCACTGATGGCCCCATAAAGTTTCTGCATTGAAATGTACTTGGCATAGCACGTAAAGATACATGTTTTTACCTTGACTAACTCGAAGTGTACAATGCGATTGGCAGTGGTCTCCAGTAATGTATACGTGCCATAGAGAGCCGTGTGACCCGGAGAATCACACCTCCCATCACCAGCAACTGTTAGAGGCACTGGGCGCAGCTCCTCCAGCAGTTGTTGCTGCTTCGTCTCGTATACCTGTAAATGAACAGCGCTTATATTAATGTATGCTGTATGCACTGCATATGATTTTGCACTCTGTGACTTTGCACTTGTAGTAAGACATATTGCATGAGAGGACTGACTGATGTCATTTATAAGTCACACAGTCAGCTTATCCTAAATATCAGAGATACTCACATTGTTTACTGCAGGAAACAAATAACATTGCTGCGTTTTGTAGAACTGGGACCTCCTGAGTGCTGGGACTCCCATAATTTTCAGCATTCGGAGGGCTTTGGCAATGTTTGTACCAGAGAAAAGTATCCCGCAGCACAGCAAAACATTCCCCAGTGGCCTATTGCCCACCCATGGCTGGCTGTACCACAGCCTTTCTTTTTGGCAACCGCATGTCATCTTTGCTCTTACACAGGTGCCCTTGAGAGTTATATCAGCTTCAACATCATCTCGCTGGCATGAAGGACACACTGATAGCAGCTCTCTTAAACAAGATTCTGCTACGATAAATAGCCTCTCATCTGCAGCACACCTAAAAGACATATAAAACATGATTTTCAAAATTCAAAATGCTTCATTGTGGCACAATACACTGTATTATTGACAGAGTGGGCAATTGCTCACCAATCCATGCTGAgaccggacatttgctcactcgTTCTATTTTTCACCTTTTAGACTGTGTGACACAGTAAATGATAATCAGCGTTGTATTTTTAAAATCACAATTCTATTTTTCGAACCTCTTGGAAACCATGTCGGCATCTGTGTGGTAATTATTTTacaagaaaaaaggaaataaggGGTGTGGTAAAAAGTCTCCCAGTGCTCGTTGTCTGTACAGGGAATATTTGACGAAGGAACACAACCTCACATACACAAAGCTGGACTGCCCTGTGAGATATGAAGTACAAAAAGACCGTTCTGAGGTTCATCTATACTCGTCGTCGTAAAAGCTACTCGTCGAAGcatgaaaagaaaacagctaATTTTGTAGCTTCGACTTTTCACGACACAATAACAGAGCGTATTTGTATGCGTACGCACTGCATTCCGCGAGGTCAGGGTTAAAATTTGTGATCGGATTAGTTTATGTAGCACTAATCCCAGTATAACCCTCACAGTATTATGTAAAGGCGGCATTGATCGGTACACATTATTTTTATACGCTTTTAGACTTGCCAGGCATGCAGCATTTTTGCAAGTTATATCGGTCTGCTTCGTAGCTATTAAAGGTATGTTTTGAAAGTAAATGAACAACAGATATGTGCCCTTAATAATGGTACACACATGCTCCGACTTTATCAACATACCCTACTGCCATGTGAGTCCTACGATGCTTCTGTGTTTGTGCGCATGTATGAAGTATTTATACTAATAAGAGGCTGTTGTCATGGGTGCGGTTGCAAACATGACCCACAAATTTGATGTTTCCCAGCAGTCATCTCCCACCCCACCCCGATGCATAATGAAGTATACTTGTGAAATATACTTTTTCTATTCCACTTGCACGAACCACCAAACACGACACACATAACTTGCAAAAACAACAAGCACGTCAGAAACCGTGGTGAGTATTTGTGGACACTTTCAGTCGGTGgacaattgtccggtgagcaaatgtcctggATCCAGTATTGACCTCTGCTGAGATACAATCAATTCAATGAAATGTCTCACACTTACGTTTTACGAGTATGGGATTTATGCTGCAACCTGAACGGCTCCTCGTTCTCAAACCTGAAAGCATCAGTAGATTATTTGCATTCATAATTTGCGAGCAAATCGACAAATAAAGTGCATTAATTTTAGTCACGTAAGCTTACTCGTCAGAGTCTGTGCTTTCTGAGTCACTGGAGAGCTGAAATGTCGTGTCATGCGGATCACGTgggctgcagaaagaaaaaaagaaacatttcaTGGAAACTGCGTTCAATAAGCAAAGCAACAGGATTGTTCAAAGATTACTTTGCCCAGCATGATATATGTGGTCCCTTCGGTTAATACGTATTTTGACGTAAATAATATCCATGCGCAGTTTTCtgtccaattttttttcccCGTTTAGAGTGCATACTGTTTGTGTGTACTAAGCTACGTACTATTCAGACTCAACAGTTATGTTGAGCTCCTTTGGTATCGGGGTGGAGCTCCTTAGCAACGGTTGGCTGGTGTCGAGAGGCAAGGCAAGAACCTGTGAGCTTGACATGTTTGGTGGTGTCATCTCAAAGTGGCTGCCCATGCCGCTGTCGCCACACTCAGGCATGcaactgctgctgcttgctgaaACCAATGACACCTTACTGGCAGGATTTACAGAAGCCTGTGTAGACACTAGGACGGTGCAGATGAGTCTGTGTTCCTAAAAGGCATGTGCAGTTTCTAATATCCACAAACAAAACTAGATGAAGAAACCATATAATACAGAATTTAGGAACATAGATGTGCATACCAAGAGTGCAAGTTGGAACAGCTGTCTGTGTGGCCTTGTCGGTAGCTCCTGCGCCTTTGTCTGGGTTGTATGGCACAAGTGTATACTTGAACCCGTATTGGCTTACCCGTATTGGTTTGGTAGGGTATCAGGGGTTGTAAGGGCAACCCGCCAAGCACCAGCACGTTGACTGTAAAAGACGTGGAAATCAAGAGCTATGCTATAGGGAGCTTTCACctacgtcactatgtgacgtggcagtgacgtgacattctcgtaagctcctcccactgatggtcacttttcgtgctagcggcgTTGAAAGATGATGAGCTGTGCTATTTTTCGATGCGACAACCATAGATTTCgtaaaagaaaaatgtgagAACGAGAATGACGAAGCGTCTTtgggataaaagaagggtacaGACGCGTCCGCATTTCAAAATACCATTGAAGGCTTCGTTTTTGAGCAGATGTTAGCATCCTATATATAGTTAGCCACCACATAATTACACCGGGTATTTTCTATATTTGATGTGCAATGTGTTCATAGCAGTGATGTCTTGACATGTTGGGAGAAGTCACAAAGTGATAAAGTAGAAAATAAATCAGACaacataaaaaggaaaaaaaattaaaatgtgGTATTTATGGTAGTGTTAAACGAATTTCTCAAAGTGAGTTTAATCATTGTTGCAGTTGAAGCTGCCTTTGTCACGGCATGTTAATGAACTAGATATGTTCGCATCAATGAGGGGGAAAAGGTAAGCAGATATGTGACTGAGTTGCTATACATGTCTGCTGGTGACATACCGTCATCAGATATTGACTGTGGCACAGGAAGGAAAGTTCCTCTGCTCTCGCATCTTGCTCCCTCTGAATTGTCTGTCACTAAAAGGGTAAAAAACGATCAAGTGAGATGAAAGATACAGCTGTTGCAAGATATGTGCAATAAGTAAAACGCAAAATAATAAAATCCAGTCCTCGTTTTGTGACAATAGAATGCAGCCAAAATGCAAGGATATGTATATTAGCGTGTGAACCCTAACATTTCGATCTTGCGCGTTGTGCCAATTAAGTGAAACAGCTGTTGTTGCCATCCCACCAGCATACTATATTCAACCAGGGACGGAGTCTGGGGTAGGGGATCCGGATGCCGTGACCCTCCACACACACTCAATTTCAGTCGTTACACAGAGTTTCAGTTGACCCTGGTAGTGGAATAGCATGCTGTCCAGGGCAGCCCCCCTCCACCCTCAGAAAAAATATCCTGGATCAACAGCAGTCAAACGTTGGTTATTTTTCGCATGTGCGACGTCAAGACATAGCATGGAACTCACGATGTTCGGCTGGTTCGGCGATACACGATTCCGTTTGGGACAGCACCTGGCAGGCCTGGAAAGGCGATGTACGCAATAATTACCGACATGCGGTTGGTTCAGTACTCATTCGCGGTACGCCCGCGGCACAGTTCGGGGTTTCGCGGGCTCATATAAAATATACTGACCTCAGAATTATGCACATCAGATTCGTTACTGATGTTAAGACCGTTGTCGCCAGAAGTTGCTGCGAAGATCGTGGGGACGGCTCCTACATCGAGCCGCATCTTCTTTGGCGCCATCCCGAACCGCGCTTGCAGAAGATCCCTGACCATATATGCGTCATCAGCGAAATGTGCGGAACACACTCGTTTCACATTCAGGACTTTCGTTGAAGACGCTTCGAGTGTGTGATTCTCGATGGTTGCTTCCCATTTACGCTTCGTCGCTTCGTCCTTCGGGGTATAAAAACTCAGATTGCCATTGACAACAGCTGTTGTTACACCCAGGCACGCTACAATAGTTTCCACCATTCGGCATGTTCCGTAGGTGTAACGATGAGAAATTCACGAAACACAGAACGATAGTGTACTAGGCAAGCTCAAGGCGCCAAGTGATTTTATTTAGGTCGAGTCATCCCAGCttccctttgctctcgaaatgagGACGCAAAGGTGGATTGACACCGTTTCTCTAACCCAGCAAGTAGGCCGCTTCTTACAATATGCGTCTTTCTCTTggcaactgaaagaaaatgtacgagggTTCCCAGTTGGAAATCTGTTGCAAGTGGATCCTCTTtaaaaccacttgcaagtggtttatgaaacaattcccACTTGAGAAACCACTTCAG is a window encoding:
- the LOC135395743 gene encoding uncharacterized protein LOC135395743, producing MPECGDSGMGSHFEMTPPNMSSSQVLALPLDTSQPLLRSSTPIPKELNITVESEYPRDPHDTTFQLSSDSESTDSDEFENEEPFRLQHKSHTRKTCAADERLFIVAESCLRELLSVCPSCQRDDVEADITLKGTCVRAKMTCGCQKERLWYSQPWVGNRPLGNVLLCCGILFSGTNIAKALRMLKIMGVPALRRSQFYKTQQCYLFPAVNNVYETKQQQLLEELRPVPLTVAGDGRCDSPGHTALYGTYTLLETTANRIVHFELVKVTEVTSSNAMEKHGLQRCLAFLEVHDMVVDMLVTDRHTGIKAMMRDLCPHIKHRFDVWHVVKGIKKKLLALGRTAKHQVVQLWIESIVRHAYWCPKTSGDDGELCRAKWVSLMNHIVDVHQHEDPRYPVCYHGPVSPPMEIVPPIPS
- the LOC135394379 gene encoding uncharacterized protein LOC135394379, giving the protein MRVHDILMAPTLLKDIPMLSSTNQTFGLEAFHSVLLHFLPKTHGFSDAGMRARTQLAILHYNENADRVQLVEDGAKQYRLKPSKVKKTWLAVPLKENATHNYTVTLTNAVLSRMQQYPTFESAKQALVFQAQLAHSTTYGEKPTFADAVKQHRARFNI
- the LOC135394378 gene encoding uncharacterized protein LOC135394378, which gives rise to MSDSEFSNSDESLSLSGDENDFIDVDRLNYEDIDDPYEADPLPQQRGQQVEVVDDIQPIDFRCMCSHCSPQEVDEYVYCMAVDRVVPVVNGAGVRCITQHVLFPDFCTRRELLIVNGAPYRRHSRELRPLDPNDNRCIRYAAYACFTNWIWGYLGPRNRRQIPGCVVRTIRNLFPSATYTGYFP